DNA sequence from the Armigeres subalbatus isolate Guangzhou_Male chromosome 1, GZ_Asu_2, whole genome shotgun sequence genome:
gttcgtccgtcaagatgctcccatccttatcccggcacatttcggctcgcggcacgaggcctttgcgggatgcgttgagcttctgatagaacttgcgtgtatcttgagaacggcacagctgttccatctcctcgcactccgcttcttccaggcggcgtttcttctcctgaaaaaggcgggtctgctgtctccgcttccgtctataacgttccacgttctgccgggtaccttgctgcagcgcgaccgcccgcgctgcgtccttctcctccagaatctgtctgcactcttcgtcgaaccaatcgttccgtcgacttcgacccatatacctgacgttgttctccgctgcgtcgttaatggctgctttaactgtactccagcagtcctcaagaggggccccatcgagctcaccctcttccggcaacgctgcctcgagatgctgcgcgtatgcagtggcgacatcaggttgcttcagtcgctctaggtcgtaccgcggcggtcgtcggtaccgaacattgttgatgacagatagttttgggcgcagtttaaccatcaccagatagtggtcagagtcgatgttagcgccacgatatgtcctgacgtcgataatgtcggagaagtaccgtccatcaatcagaacgtggtcgatttgtgattcggtctgcagtggtgatctccaggtgtaccgatacgggaggctgtgctggaagtaggtgctacgaatggccatattcttggaggcggcgaaatcatttagtcgtaggccgttttcgttcgtcagccggtgagcgctgaactttccaatagtcggtctaaactcctccttttggccaacctgagcgttcaaatctcctatgataattttgacgtcgtggcttgggcagctgtcgtactcacgttccagctgcgcgtagaatgcgtccttatcatcatcagcgcttccggagtgtgggctatggacgttgattatgctgaagttgaagaaccggcctttgatcctcaacctgcacattctttcattgatcggccaccacccgatcacgcgcctttgcatatcgcccatcactatgaaagctgttccattccattccaagaccattcctccttatttccggtggaccatggtgcacagtttcacttagagtccctcgctggcactcggacgatgatcagccgcccctaacatggagaacagacgctgttgtgagccgatcctgacatggagaacagacgctcaataagatttgcacctccggagaggagcaaaccccccccccccttccctgtcagcatacgaccatagttcccaccggggttggttacccgatcttccctaaggttgctcgtatcccggccagcaccgcggggaggtagggataggagttgctgggtaagaggctaaggaccgcgagatggggtctattttattccttcaggtacgcgaagtaccaatggtacgctttacccagcatttgccgtgccgtgcgGTTATTCATATCCTACACATACACCTTGTCGATTGTTGGTAGAGTAGAGCTTCTTCCTACACGTCAATATTTATTGACGAAATAGAGTTTCTTCGGGTTTTGCTATCTCCAGTGAAACATTGGTGAGCAGATCTCcacttttcttcaatattgaaattaaaattgacACTACATTAGCACGAAAATTTTCACGTCCGCTTGCAGccacactgccgtaatctgaaaatgtgacgtatacgccattttccatttttccattTTCATCGAGCTcttcagaaaaatgaaaaacatgcatgttgtaaaatggctgttacgtcacttttccagattacgacAGCACAGCATATATACTACGTTTTTCCGCGTATGCTttatatacgagaaaggcaagaaATGTATACCTAATTGGGATCAGACATTGAAAAAACAATCAGATCATGAGTGAAAATCGactaaattcatgccaacttgatgctctactgcggcctaatcgctgatgctttctagatcgCTGAAATTTGGCATTCGATGTTTCAAAGTTTAAAGATCTTCAACATTCACCAATGGGAGACATCTGAGCGAGGCCAATCACTTGGTTACCTAACAATGAGTGTGGCtaccacacgctgttagaaaaatcttttcagacattaggaaaattaagtCCGCTATGAGAATGAAACTCTGATACATGGATACATACCGCATGGgaggctttgatactttctctgctccatcccagcaacttgaaagcagagtgaataaagcaAAACACCTGATGTgtcttgtttttttgttttattctaatagagcaagcgtaacacaaatgctccagtcgtagcttccctggatcccataccaagtttggcctggcgaactctgttgctcgttgtttacgcagcaacgatcgctcataatcgttggttggtatccatctgagcaaggctgttcactcactggcgtaggatgctatgattgaattagattAATGCTCGTCCGgttcactcacgctttcaatgcctaATTGGGATAATAATACGGAGTACTCATCTAGCCCCGGGTGACGGTCTTGTCCCGTTTTCTTCTAGCAGCCCAGCACATCATTTTTTCTAGAATACAATGCAACCATTTTGGTATGCATAAGCATATTTATTGTAACAAGCTTCAATGTCAATGGAAGAGTGAGAGTAGCTATATTATAAACTTCTTATTATTACTAATCAACTTTGAAGTTCCTTAGaggtttgaaattttcatggaggaacttacCCCTTTCTGGTTATCCCTTAATTGGTGCAAATATATGTTCTTATCACATTTAAAACGTACCTAAAAACATAGAACATCGTCCTTCATTTTTTAGTTGGCATACTGTTAAACGAATTGTTGACACATCGTTCCTAACGTTTATCATTCGGATTATATTGATGATCCTACAACCGCTGCATCAAACATTAGTTCACTCATATGGCTATCTAGACTTCTGTTGTGGCGGCGTGCATGCATGAATTCAATTCTGAACCCTCAATGGAATAAGCAAACGTGACACTATGCAACCAGGAAAATTAGGATTGCCTCTTGGAGACACTGATCGATGATGTGTTCTGACTAGATTTATTGATGGCAGTTAGAATCGCGTTTGAATCGTAATGCCCATTTTGCAACACAAAGTTCCATTTTGGATAGCGAACAACAATGTTTTGTTCATTGCCCAACATCACCGCGGCCATCCTTTATTTGTATTATGACCCATTAAATTACACATTGTTTCACACGGTTTCAGCATGCAAATGAAATAAATGCCTTCTTGGAATAGTGTAGCAGCTGTCTTCAGTGACGACAGAAATAGTTCTACAGTAAACACGTCCACCGCGCAATGGTTCTTTGAGTGACCATCAAAGGACACCTTCGTTGGTAGAATTTGCATTAGAATCATATATTCATAACTCGTACTTGCTAGTCACACTTATGCTTTTGCCTGCTTTTTATGCGTCTTCACAgttctgttttgttttttttatttatttccagaCATCAAGAAACCCATAGTCTTTGGTGGGGCAGTTCTCGAGCTTCAAGACCAGGACAATTTTAGTGAAATCGATTTACACTCGACGGCAGACTCGTTAAGCAACGCACCTCCGTCCACGAACGATTACAATCCTTTACAGGATCTGGAAGATTCGGAGCAACGGGAACCGAATTCATATCTTCAACAGACCTCGGCATTGACAGCACAATTCGCTGCGCAACTACCAAACGTAGCATCCACCGTATTTTCAACATTCAGTCGAGTGATCAAGGGATCTTCGCCAGGTCCTCAACAACCGCCAAGTCAACCAGCGCCTGTTGAACCAACACAGTTCTCTTCACCAGTAGGTGGATACGAATACTCGCAGCAAGGCATATACGCACAGGGTTCACATTCTTTCATAGAACAACACAAACAACttccaccaccaccaccgcctACTTTCTTCAACCCAGAGGCAGTTAGTCAACCAGGGCCAGCTTTCCCACCTTCTGGAGCAACTGGCTCCAATACTTACCGCCTTGGTGGAGCAAAAAAGAAAACTTACGCTCACATTCCGGGTCTGAGCACCGCAGGACCACCGCCAACAGTGGTAGCGCCAGTGCAAAACCAAGACCTAAGTAGCTTTGCTCCCCTCCCGGAAGCAACTCCCGCTAGTCTAAGTCGGGATCAACCCCAGAAACAAGGATTTTCGTTTTTCGAGAAATTACCGAACCTATTAGAAAAGTTTCCAAAGCCGACATTTGCATCTGGAGCGCCGCAAAATCAAGAAGTATCGTCCAATCCAACAAACTATTTTGAAGGACCAGCAATACAACCTAGTTCAGCAGGATCATCGGAAATACCTGCAAATCCAGCAAACTTCTTTAGAGGACCACCTGTGGTACAACCTCCAGCCCCGGAGGTTTCTTCGTTTACTCAACCTATATTTCCTCAGCCTTCGTTCCAATCCTTTCCACAAGATCAACCTAACAGTTTACCACCACCGCCTACGTTCTTCACTCCCACTCAAGTTCCATCAGTTCCAAATCTCCCTCATCATCGACCCTCGAATAATCCATATAGTTCAAGTCATCTGAATAGGTCTGTCGGAGTATACAAGAATCCTTTAACACCCGCAACTCCTGCAACAGTATCAAGTTTTCTCCCTAATCAAGAACCACCTAAGACATCTCCACCTACAAATTTCTTTCAAACAACTCCTTTCGAAACTCAAGGACCGCCTCCTCCTGTCCAATATTTCAATTCCCAAGCTGCTCCCGGTAAACCCCCTACGCCGATACTTCCTACAACTCCTGTTGAATCCACCGTACATTCAACGTCTCGTCCACAGTCCTCATTGAGCGAAACATTAACAAGAAAATCCAGCATTTTCGCTTCGTTCGAAAAGAATCCTGAACCGGAAGCCAAAACCGTGCTTGACAGTCGCTCTAGATCAAGCGAAAACGTTCTCTCACCTCCACCCCGACCTAACTCGAACCTTAGCGAACCGGCACTCTTCAGCAGTGAAGGTCAACCGATCAACTTATTTAAACCGGAAGTGAACAACGCACCGCTACAACAAACGTTACCGTTTGGCGCTTTTCAGCCTCAGCAGCAACAATTTGAAATACAGCCACCACCTCCTGCAGCTGCGGTAAACTTTTTCAATCCGGCGCAACTAGCTCCAGTGTCGACGGAAttacctcctccgccaactgcAGCAACAGTCGGTTCAAAGCCGTATAACCTCCAGAAAACTAGAAGATCAGCTTACGCTGTTCCGCCGAGCCTTGTCAACAATTCAACTACAGTGCCACCACCCGCTCTTCATAATCAATTTTCTGCAAACGTTCCACCAACGCAACTCTTCAACCCTGTTGTTCCAGCTCCTTTCGACTTAACTGTAACACAGAATCAAACAGTTGAACCCGCGTCATTCTACAATCCTAATACAGTTGACCGAGCACCTGTAAACTTCTTCAACCCAACTGCTGCTAACACCACTCTACCCCAGGATTTCAACGCAAATCCTATCCTAGAACCAACTTTATTCAGCCCACAATCCGTTCAACAACAGGATTTCACATCTACACAGCGCCCTCCGTCTGCCATCAGTCAGTTCTTTCCATCGGCCCCGCAAGAAATAAACGCCAACTTCGCCAATCTTCAGATATCGCCACCAAAACTTCAACAACCTTCTACGAACCCTTCGGATTTCTTCAATACCGAGCTCTCCCCATCACAACAACCCGTCGCAACCACGGGGCAGTCTTCATCGCAGGTGAAGCTGTTCAGCTTCTTCGGTCAGCCACCTGCAATCGAGTCTGCTAACACTTCCAATCCTGCACTCGATTCCATCCTATTCGGCCAGGATAGCGTCGATCAACCATCGCTTTCGCTGGAAGATTCTCCCTCGAAGGGAACACAAGACAGTGACGATCAACAGCCGATAGAGGTCATCGAACCGGAACTAGCGGATCAGGCGAACACCGTAAACGATTCGCAACTGGACGATCGATACGACGATCCTTCCGAACAGGAACGAATCGGAAACGCACCGGAACCCATATTCAGCAGTGACAATTTGTTTGAGTTCAAAAAGGTACGTCAGATCTAGGTAGGCTTTTTCATCATGATCATCAATTG
Encoded proteins:
- the LOC134219628 gene encoding mucin-2 isoform X2, with amino-acid sequence MMSASGEGATPSPLPLMAGSNSGGGGGGAGGGNTKSDTSSRAAPMKNPLLSMQVTGLTLDDFAHHALLLPAAPPPAPPPKEPTPPPMLEISRELETTDIKKPIVFGGAVLELQDQDNFSEIDLHSTADSLSNAPPSTNDYNPLQDLEDSEQREPNSYLQQTSALTAQFAAQLPNVASTVFSTFSRVIKGSSPGPQQPPSQPAPVEPTQFSSPVGGYEYSQQGIYAQGSHSFIEQHKQLPPPPPPTFFNPEAVSQPGPAFPPSGATGSNTYRLGGAKKKTYAHIPGLSTAGPPPTVVAPVQNQDLSSFAPLPEATPASLSRDQPQKQGFSFFEKLPNLLEKFPKPTFASGAPQNQEVSSNPTNYFEGPAIQPSSAGSSEIPANPANFFRGPPVVQPPAPEVSSFTQPIFPQPSFQSFPQDQPNSLPPPPTFFTPTQVPSVPNLPHHRPSNNPYSSSHLNRSVGVYKNPLTPATPATVSSFLPNQEPPKTSPPTNFFQTTPFETQGPPPPVQYFNSQAAPGKPPTPILPTTPVESTVHSTSRPQSSLSETLTRKSSIFASFEKNPEPEAKTVLDSRSRSSENVLSPPPRPNSNLSEPALFSSEGQPINLFKPEVNNAPLQQTLPFGAFQPQQQQFEIQPPPPAAAVNFFNPAQLAPVSTELPPPPTAATVGSKPYNLQKTRRSAYAVPPSLVNNSTTVPPPALHNQFSANVPPTQLFNPVVPAPFDLTVTQNQTVEPASFYNPNTVDRAPVNFFNPTAANTTLPQDFNANPILEPTLFSPQSVQQQDFTSTQRPPSAISQFFPSAPQEINANFANLQISPPKLQQPSTNPSDFFNTELSPSQQPVATTGQSSSQVKLFSFFGQPPAIESANTSNPALDSILFGQDSVDQPSLSLEDSPSKGTQDSDDQQPIEVIEPELADQANTVNDSQLDDRYDDPSEQERIGNAPEPIFSSDNLFEFKKSALEDDTYSKDVLIDANSSSMAAMTTTAAAPANSAIVDSSMASITEASTNIAYRPVYRHWFSKRESDSKVIWTPFTMSDSLALEDALALVKDDDSESDADGNPIIVHVDGGRHDVLIKERKMTPVYWKGVSQEVRRCAWFYKNVDSRYIPYDEEVAEMLEREYKEAATSGEWHRRVVIPTGETVVFHGPSVIVHFLQTQNPDAWGGSSPVPPTANRPRVVKRGVDEFNIEDGEPERVDHLMFMVHGIGEACDLRFRPVEEVVDEFRSISAQLVQSHYRSSFDRGDIGRVEILPISWHNDLHSEESGIDKKLKAITLESIPKLRNFTNDTVLDVLFYTSPMFCQNIIDAVGNSLNRLYSLFLERNPSFKGGVSLAGHSLGSLILFDLLCHQKGTPMETENSENPDLAPFLNSHATPRPLASKCCQQQINYEVGAAGTGQPFIAYPQLLFNPKKFFALGSPIGMFVTVRGIDKLGLDFKLPTCDGFFNIFHPYDPVAYRIEALVNQDLSPLRPVLIPHHKGRKRMHLELKETMVRVGTDLKQKVLDTFRNTLDAVYAITSLQRPDRKAIECEVDKVLEDQLKFETGSSTTASDVDMGETDLPLGRLNQSRRIDYVLQEAPLEFFNEYLFALTSHVCYWESEDTMLFLMKEIYSSMGVQSDSQIPQQTMTIERPRVASPTPAALAAANFSLFPQQPTTSGTMAESCNR
- the LOC134219628 gene encoding mucin-2 isoform X3, with translation MYGGYTSLCSDIKKPIVFGGAVLELQDQDNFSEIDLHSTADSLSNAPPSTNDYNPLQDLEDSEQREPNSYLQQTSALTAQFAAQLPNVASTVFSTFSRVIKGSSPGPQQPPSQPAPVEPTQFSSPVGGYEYSQQGIYAQGSHSFIEQHKQLPPPPPPTFFNPEAVSQPGPAFPPSGATGSNTYRLGGAKKKTYAHIPGLSTAGPPPTVVAPVQNQDLSSFAPLPEATPASLSRDQPQKQGFSFFEKLPNLLEKFPKPTFASGAPQNQEVSSNPTNYFEGPAIQPSSAGSSEIPANPANFFRGPPVVQPPAPEVSSFTQPIFPQPSFQSFPQDQPNSLPPPPTFFTPTQVPSVPNLPHHRPSNNPYSSSHLNRSVGVYKNPLTPATPATVSSFLPNQEPPKTSPPTNFFQTTPFETQGPPPPVQYFNSQAAPGKPPTPILPTTPVESTVHSTSRPQSSLSETLTRKSSIFASFEKNPEPEAKTVLDSRSRSSENVLSPPPRPNSNLSEPALFSSEGQPINLFKPEVNNAPLQQTLPFGAFQPQQQQFEIQPPPPAAAVNFFNPAQLAPVSTELPPPPTAATVGSKPYNLQKTRRSAYAVPPSLVNNSTTVPPPALHNQFSANVPPTQLFNPVVPAPFDLTVTQNQTVEPASFYNPNTVDRAPVNFFNPTAANTTLPQDFNANPILEPTLFSPQSVQQQDFTSTQRPPSAISQFFPSAPQEINANFANLQISPPKLQQPSTNPSDFFNTELSPSQQPVATTGQSSSQVKLFSFFGQPPAIESANTSNPALDSILFGQDSVDQPSLSLEDSPSKGTQDSDDQQPIEVIEPELADQANTVNDSQLDDRYDDPSEQERIGNAPEPIFSSDNLFEFKKSALEDDTYSKDVLIDANSSSMAAMTTTAAAPANSAIVDSSMASITEASTNIAYRPVYRHWFSKRESDSKVIWTPFTMSDSLALEDALALVKDDDSESDADGNPIIVHVDGGRHDVLIKERKMTPVYWKGVSQEVRRCAWFYKNVDSRYIPYDEEVAEMLEREYKEAATSGEWHRRVVIPTGETVVFHGPSVIVHFLQTQNPDAWGGSSPVPPTANRPRVVKRGVDEFNIEDGEPERVDHLMFMVHGIGEACDLRFRPVEEVVDEFRSISAQLVQSHYRSSFDRGDIGRVEILPISWHNDLHSEESGIDKKLKAITLESIPKLRNFTNDTVLDVLFYTSPMFCQNIIDAVGNSLNRLYSLFLERNPSFKGGVSLAGHSLGSLILFDLLCHQKGTPMETENSMWIAAKCNPNFHFFFHQENPDLAPFLNSHATPRPLASKCCQQQINYEVGAAGTGQPFIAYPQLLFNPKKFFALGSPIGMFVTVRGIDKLGLDFKLPTCDGFFNIFHPYDPVAYRIEALVNQDLSPLRPVLIPHHKGRKRMHLELKETMVRVGTDLKQKVLDTFRNTLDAVYAITSLQRPDRKAIECEVDKVLEDQLKFETGSSTTASDVDMGETDLPLGRLNQSRRIDYVLQEAPLEFFNEYLFALTSHVCYWESEDTMLFLMKEIYSSMGVQSDSQIPQQTMTIERPRVASPTPAALAAANFSLFPQQPTTSGTMAESCNR
- the LOC134219628 gene encoding mucin-2 isoform X1, which codes for MMSASGEGATPSPLPLMAGSNSGGGGGGAGGGNTKSDTSSRAAPMKNPLLSMQVTGLTLDDFAHHALLLPAAPPPAPPPKEPTPPPMLEISRELETTDIKKPIVFGGAVLELQDQDNFSEIDLHSTADSLSNAPPSTNDYNPLQDLEDSEQREPNSYLQQTSALTAQFAAQLPNVASTVFSTFSRVIKGSSPGPQQPPSQPAPVEPTQFSSPVGGYEYSQQGIYAQGSHSFIEQHKQLPPPPPPTFFNPEAVSQPGPAFPPSGATGSNTYRLGGAKKKTYAHIPGLSTAGPPPTVVAPVQNQDLSSFAPLPEATPASLSRDQPQKQGFSFFEKLPNLLEKFPKPTFASGAPQNQEVSSNPTNYFEGPAIQPSSAGSSEIPANPANFFRGPPVVQPPAPEVSSFTQPIFPQPSFQSFPQDQPNSLPPPPTFFTPTQVPSVPNLPHHRPSNNPYSSSHLNRSVGVYKNPLTPATPATVSSFLPNQEPPKTSPPTNFFQTTPFETQGPPPPVQYFNSQAAPGKPPTPILPTTPVESTVHSTSRPQSSLSETLTRKSSIFASFEKNPEPEAKTVLDSRSRSSENVLSPPPRPNSNLSEPALFSSEGQPINLFKPEVNNAPLQQTLPFGAFQPQQQQFEIQPPPPAAAVNFFNPAQLAPVSTELPPPPTAATVGSKPYNLQKTRRSAYAVPPSLVNNSTTVPPPALHNQFSANVPPTQLFNPVVPAPFDLTVTQNQTVEPASFYNPNTVDRAPVNFFNPTAANTTLPQDFNANPILEPTLFSPQSVQQQDFTSTQRPPSAISQFFPSAPQEINANFANLQISPPKLQQPSTNPSDFFNTELSPSQQPVATTGQSSSQVKLFSFFGQPPAIESANTSNPALDSILFGQDSVDQPSLSLEDSPSKGTQDSDDQQPIEVIEPELADQANTVNDSQLDDRYDDPSEQERIGNAPEPIFSSDNLFEFKKSALEDDTYSKDVLIDANSSSMAAMTTTAAAPANSAIVDSSMASITEASTNIAYRPVYRHWFSKRESDSKVIWTPFTMSDSLALEDALALVKDDDSESDADGNPIIVHVDGGRHDVLIKERKMTPVYWKGVSQEVRRCAWFYKNVDSRYIPYDEEVAEMLEREYKEAATSGEWHRRVVIPTGETVVFHGPSVIVHFLQTQNPDAWGGSSPVPPTANRPRVVKRGVDEFNIEDGEPERVDHLMFMVHGIGEACDLRFRPVEEVVDEFRSISAQLVQSHYRSSFDRGDIGRVEILPISWHNDLHSEESGIDKKLKAITLESIPKLRNFTNDTVLDVLFYTSPMFCQNIIDAVGNSLNRLYSLFLERNPSFKGGVSLAGHSLGSLILFDLLCHQKGTPMETENSMWIAAKCNPNFHFFFHQENPDLAPFLNSHATPRPLASKCCQQQINYEVGAAGTGQPFIAYPQLLFNPKKFFALGSPIGMFVTVRGIDKLGLDFKLPTCDGFFNIFHPYDPVAYRIEALVNQDLSPLRPVLIPHHKGRKRMHLELKETMVRVGTDLKQKVLDTFRNTLDAVYAITSLQRPDRKAIECEVDKVLEDQLKFETGSSTTASDVDMGETDLPLGRLNQSRRIDYVLQEAPLEFFNEYLFALTSHVCYWESEDTMLFLMKEIYSSMGVQSDSQIPQQTMTIERPRVASPTPAALAAANFSLFPQQPTTSGTMAESCNR